The Xanthomonas indica genome has a segment encoding these proteins:
- a CDS encoding DUF3325 domain-containing protein, protein MTVLGLCLAFSGFVALCLGMEKHQLDLYGARRAAAPRLRQLQAAGWLLLSAAFACCVAARGWGIGPVLWVGSLSASAALLTLGLLPYRPRLIVPLALLAPPLGVGAALLG, encoded by the coding sequence ATGACCGTCCTCGGCCTGTGCCTGGCCTTCTCCGGCTTCGTCGCGCTGTGCCTGGGCATGGAGAAGCACCAGCTCGACCTGTACGGCGCACGCCGCGCCGCCGCGCCGCGCCTGCGGCAACTGCAGGCCGCCGGCTGGCTGCTGTTGAGCGCGGCGTTCGCCTGCTGCGTGGCCGCGCGCGGCTGGGGCATCGGCCCGGTGCTGTGGGTGGGTTCGCTCAGCGCCAGCGCGGCGCTGCTGACCCTGGGCCTGCTGCCGTACCGGCCGCGGCTGATCGTGCCGCTGGCGTTGCTGGCGCCGCCGCTGGGCGTCGGCGCCGCGTTGTTGGGATAA
- a CDS encoding cytochrome c-type biogenesis protein codes for MPWWRLLVLLWVIGGALPASAQAVDPLPFKDRVQEQRFQHLTAQLRCLVCQNENLADSDATLARDLRHQVFAQLKAGRSDAQIKQYMVDRYSAFVLYDPPLAPGTWLLWFGPALLLLGGAGMVVATLRHRRRAIGAATADADAEDAW; via the coding sequence ATGCCGTGGTGGCGGTTGCTGGTGCTCCTGTGGGTGATAGGCGGCGCACTGCCGGCCTCCGCCCAGGCGGTCGATCCGTTGCCCTTCAAGGACCGCGTGCAGGAGCAGCGTTTCCAGCACCTGACCGCGCAATTGCGCTGCCTGGTCTGCCAGAACGAGAACCTGGCCGATTCCGACGCCACCCTGGCGCGCGACCTGCGCCACCAGGTGTTCGCACAACTGAAGGCCGGGCGCAGCGATGCCCAGATCAAGCAGTACATGGTCGATCGCTACTCGGCTTTCGTGCTGTACGACCCACCACTGGCGCCGGGCACCTGGCTGCTGTGGTTCGGGCCGGCGCTGTTGCTGCTGGGCGGCGCCGGCATGGTCGTGGCGACGCTGCGGCACCGTCGTCGTGCCATCGGTGCCGCAACGGCAGACGCCGACGCGGAGGACGCCTGGTGA
- a CDS encoding tetratricopeptide repeat protein, producing the protein MTPGFALTAATMLGIALVAVLRPLLAQRPGIRPQRGIALLLALLLPLLGAGLYWRIGTPTALAGVPLQPQPPAAPEQTAQRLQGWLQQAWDAQQAQRPHDAQQAYAQALRIAPDNVEALLGWAETDMAQRADLAVGNAARAMLDRVLAQQPDNQRALWIRGIAAFQQQRYADAAGDWHHLFTLLPAASPLRETVTQKITTAEAMAANGSPGNATLR; encoded by the coding sequence GTGACGCCCGGCTTCGCCCTCACCGCCGCGACGATGCTCGGCATCGCCCTGGTCGCCGTGCTGCGTCCCCTGCTCGCCCAGCGTCCCGGCATACGTCCGCAACGTGGCATCGCCCTGCTGCTGGCGCTGCTGCTGCCGTTGCTCGGCGCCGGCCTGTATTGGCGCATCGGCACGCCGACGGCCCTGGCCGGCGTCCCCCTGCAACCGCAGCCGCCGGCTGCGCCGGAGCAGACCGCGCAACGGCTGCAAGGCTGGCTGCAGCAGGCCTGGGACGCGCAACAGGCGCAGCGCCCGCACGACGCGCAGCAGGCCTATGCGCAGGCCCTGCGGATCGCCCCGGACAATGTCGAGGCGCTGCTCGGCTGGGCCGAGACCGACATGGCGCAACGCGCCGATCTCGCCGTCGGCAACGCCGCACGCGCCATGCTCGACCGGGTGCTGGCGCAGCAACCGGACAACCAGCGGGCGCTGTGGATTCGCGGCATCGCCGCGTTCCAGCAGCAACGCTATGCCGATGCGGCAGGCGACTGGCACCACTTGTTCACCCTGCTGCCCGCCGCATCGCCGCTGCGCGAGACGGTGACGCAGAAGATCACCACGGCTGAGGCAATGGCGGCCAATGGCTCGCCGGGGAACGCAACGCTGCGCTGA
- a CDS encoding heme ABC transporter permease: MRSWIPLWLHRLGAPPTFYRVAGAVRPWSLAAAVLLGAVAGYGGLVLAPPDYQQHDAYRIMFVHVPCAWMSLFVYAAMGVAGLVALVWRVKLAEIACTASAPIGAAFTFATLCTGSLWGRPMWGTWWTWDARLTSELVLLFLYLGVIGLHRAIDDPRQGARAAALLALVGLINLPIVHYSVVWWNTLHQGSTVRVLGPSKMPLSMLWPLLFGVVASKCYYVASLCGRMRTDLLALERGKAWVRALALQAAPAATHADTVPLPAEHAA; the protein is encoded by the coding sequence ATGCGTTCCTGGATCCCGCTCTGGTTGCACCGGCTCGGTGCGCCCCCGACCTTCTACCGCGTGGCCGGCGCGGTGCGCCCGTGGAGCCTGGCGGCGGCCGTGCTGCTCGGCGCCGTGGCCGGCTACGGCGGGCTGGTGCTGGCGCCGCCGGATTACCAGCAGCACGACGCCTACCGCATCATGTTCGTGCACGTGCCCTGCGCGTGGATGAGCCTGTTCGTCTACGCGGCGATGGGCGTGGCCGGCCTGGTCGCGCTGGTGTGGCGGGTGAAACTGGCGGAAATCGCCTGCACGGCGTCGGCGCCGATCGGCGCGGCCTTCACCTTCGCCACCCTGTGCACCGGCTCGCTGTGGGGCCGGCCGATGTGGGGCACCTGGTGGACCTGGGACGCGCGGCTGACCTCGGAACTGGTGCTGCTGTTCCTGTACCTGGGCGTGATCGGCCTGCACCGCGCCATCGACGATCCGCGCCAGGGCGCGCGCGCCGCCGCGCTGCTGGCGCTGGTCGGGCTGATCAACCTGCCGATCGTGCATTACTCGGTGGTCTGGTGGAACACGCTGCACCAGGGCTCCACCGTGCGCGTGCTCGGCCCGTCGAAGATGCCGCTGTCGATGCTGTGGCCGCTGCTGTTCGGCGTGGTCGCCAGCAAGTGCTACTACGTCGCCAGCCTGTGCGGACGCATGCGCACCGACCTGCTGGCGCTGGAGCGCGGCAAGGCCTGGGTGCGTGCGCTCGCGCTGCAGGCAGCGCCGGCGGCGACGCACGCGGACACCGTGCCGCTGCCCGCGGAGCACGCGGCATGA
- a CDS encoding heme lyase CcmF/NrfE family subunit, with protein MSAELGQCALILALLLALVQAVLPLLGAWRGQRAWMAVARPAAYAQAGFAWLAFGLLAYVLLQLDFSVRYVAANANLAQPWYYRLAAVWGAHEGSLLLWIAILNLWTVALARSGRHLPEAFAARVLGVLGLIASGFLAFVLFTSNPFARLSPMPRDGSELNPVLQDPGMVLHPPVLYTGYVGFSVAFAFAIAALLGGEQQQAWVRWARPWTNVAWGFLSAGIVAGSWWAYAELGWGGWWFWDPVENASFMPWLVGAALIHTQAVTEKRGALGAWTLLLSILAFSLSLLGTFLVRSGVLTSVHAFAADPRRGLYILGFLVLVVGGSLLLYALRAPRLAAGKPFAALSRETAILVGNLMLSVAAAMVLLGTLFPLLGDALRLGKLSVGPPYFGLLFPLLMLPVVLLLPFGPYLRWGRTEPGALRAVAARAGLAALACALLAWLLSAGTLRAVAGVAAAAWVGVGTALYALTRWRSAPRGRRFPAELAGMLLAHAGVAVFVAGVLLSESLSVERDVRLDPGQSAQIGAHAFRFDGVRLVDGPNWKAEQGTVTVLRDGGVVAVLHPQKRLYSSERIQTEAAIDAGVLRDLYVALGEPVEDQHIEYGWTLRLYDKPFIRWIWAGGLLMMLGGFVSAGARRLRAQPAADSATAPAALAGAAP; from the coding sequence ATGAGCGCCGAACTCGGCCAATGCGCCCTGATCCTGGCCTTGCTGTTGGCGCTGGTGCAGGCGGTGCTGCCGCTGCTCGGCGCCTGGCGCGGCCAGCGCGCCTGGATGGCGGTGGCGCGGCCGGCCGCCTATGCCCAGGCCGGTTTCGCCTGGCTGGCCTTCGGTCTGCTCGCCTACGTGTTGCTGCAGTTGGATTTCTCGGTGCGCTACGTCGCCGCCAACGCCAACCTGGCGCAGCCCTGGTACTACCGGCTGGCCGCGGTGTGGGGCGCGCATGAAGGCTCGCTGCTGCTGTGGATCGCCATCCTCAACCTGTGGACGGTGGCGCTGGCGCGCAGCGGCCGGCACCTGCCGGAAGCGTTCGCCGCGCGCGTACTCGGCGTGCTCGGGCTGATCGCCAGCGGCTTCCTCGCCTTCGTCCTGTTCACCTCCAATCCGTTCGCGCGCCTGTCGCCGATGCCGCGCGACGGCAGCGAGCTCAACCCGGTGCTGCAGGACCCGGGCATGGTGCTGCATCCGCCGGTGCTGTACACCGGCTATGTCGGTTTCTCGGTGGCCTTCGCCTTCGCCATCGCCGCGTTGCTCGGCGGCGAGCAGCAACAGGCCTGGGTACGCTGGGCGCGGCCGTGGACCAACGTCGCCTGGGGCTTCCTCAGCGCCGGCATCGTCGCCGGCAGCTGGTGGGCCTACGCCGAGCTGGGCTGGGGCGGTTGGTGGTTCTGGGATCCGGTGGAGAACGCCAGCTTCATGCCGTGGCTGGTCGGCGCCGCGCTGATCCACACCCAGGCGGTCACCGAGAAGCGCGGCGCGCTCGGCGCCTGGACCCTGCTGCTGTCGATCCTGGCGTTCTCGCTGTCGTTGCTGGGCACCTTCCTGGTGCGCTCGGGCGTGCTGACCTCGGTGCACGCCTTCGCCGCCGATCCGCGCCGCGGCCTGTACATCCTCGGCTTCCTGGTGCTGGTGGTGGGCGGCTCGTTGCTGCTGTACGCGCTGCGCGCGCCGCGCCTGGCCGCGGGCAAGCCGTTCGCCGCGTTGTCGCGGGAGACTGCGATCCTGGTCGGCAACCTGATGCTCAGCGTGGCCGCGGCGATGGTGCTGCTGGGCACGCTGTTCCCGCTGCTCGGCGATGCGCTGCGGCTGGGCAAGCTCTCGGTCGGGCCGCCCTACTTCGGCCTGCTGTTCCCGCTGCTGATGCTGCCGGTGGTGCTGCTGTTGCCGTTCGGTCCCTACCTGCGCTGGGGTCGCACCGAGCCGGGCGCACTGCGCGCGGTGGCCGCGCGCGCCGGGCTGGCCGCACTGGCCTGTGCGCTCCTGGCATGGCTGCTGAGCGCGGGCACGCTGCGCGCGGTGGCCGGCGTCGCGGCGGCGGCCTGGGTCGGCGTCGGCACCGCCCTGTATGCGCTGACCCGCTGGCGCAGCGCGCCGCGTGGCCGCCGCTTCCCCGCCGAACTGGCCGGCATGCTGCTCGCGCATGCCGGGGTGGCGGTGTTCGTGGCCGGCGTGCTGCTGTCGGAAAGCCTGTCGGTGGAACGCGACGTGCGCCTGGATCCCGGCCAGAGTGCGCAGATCGGCGCCCATGCGTTTCGCTTCGATGGCGTGCGCCTGGTCGACGGCCCCAACTGGAAGGCGGAGCAAGGCACCGTGACCGTGTTGCGCGACGGCGGCGTCGTGGCGGTGCTGCACCCGCAGAAGCGTCTGTACAGCAGCGAACGCATCCAGACCGAGGCGGCGATCGACGCCGGCGTGCTGCGCGACCTGTATGTCGCGCTGGGCGAGCCGGTAGAAGACCAGCACATCGAATACGGCTGGACCCTGCGCCTGTACGACAAGCCCTTCATCCGCTGGATCTGGGCCGGCGGCCTGCTGATGATGCTCGGCGGCTTCGTCAGCGCTGGCGCGCGCCGCTTGCGTGCGCAGCCGGCTGCGGACAGCGCGACCGCGCCGGCCGCGCTCGCCGGAGCCGCGCCATGA
- a CDS encoding DUF3649 domain-containing protein: MSSSSTSLHVPDAPATPRRRSLPPWLGVLARTLAAIVGGYALAAATAVLLPLLWPSVRAQAVLSGMMLGILVCACTALWAFAARSAGRAWLGIAALLAPMALAIAWLQQHAP, encoded by the coding sequence ATGTCTTCTTCTTCCACCTCGCTCCACGTCCCTGACGCCCCGGCGACGCCGCGGCGCCGCTCCCTGCCGCCCTGGCTGGGCGTGCTGGCGCGCACCCTGGCGGCGATCGTCGGCGGTTATGCGCTGGCCGCGGCCACTGCGGTGCTGCTGCCGCTGCTGTGGCCTTCGGTGCGCGCGCAGGCGGTGTTGAGCGGGATGATGCTGGGCATCCTGGTCTGCGCCTGCACCGCGCTGTGGGCGTTCGCCGCGCGCAGCGCCGGGCGCGCCTGGCTGGGCATCGCCGCGCTGCTGGCGCCGATGGCCCTGGCCATCGCCTGGCTGCAGCAGCACGCGCCATGA
- the crcB gene encoding fluoride efflux transporter CrcB — protein sequence MNLTLWWQQLLLAMAGGAVGSGLRFAVGSALLQRYGAGFPWGTLAVNLAGAFVGGFLLVWIEGRGASAPYWRALLIVGLVGGLTTFSSLMMESMVFVRNGRLGMVPLYLAITLAAGLVLVFAGARTAAELRAPTVTADR from the coding sequence ATGAACCTGACCCTGTGGTGGCAGCAATTGCTGCTGGCGATGGCCGGCGGCGCAGTCGGCTCCGGCCTGCGTTTCGCGGTCGGCAGCGCGCTGCTGCAGCGCTATGGCGCCGGCTTCCCGTGGGGCACGCTGGCGGTGAACCTGGCCGGCGCCTTCGTCGGCGGCTTCCTGCTGGTGTGGATCGAGGGGCGCGGCGCCAGCGCTCCGTACTGGCGGGCGCTGCTGATCGTGGGCCTGGTCGGCGGGCTGACCACGTTCTCCTCGTTGATGATGGAAAGCATGGTGTTCGTGCGTAACGGCCGCCTCGGCATGGTGCCGCTGTACCTGGCGATCACCCTGGCGGCGGGGCTGGTGCTGGTGTTCGCCGGCGCGCGCACCGCGGCCGAACTGCGGGCACCGACGGTGACCGCCGACCGCTGA
- the ccmD gene encoding heme exporter protein CcmD, producing the protein MSGFWAMGGYAVYVWSAYALVFVVLLLDSLLPRRRQRRLLAGIRAQAAREQARRARGNAVVPGVGDASHP; encoded by the coding sequence ATGAGCGGGTTCTGGGCGATGGGCGGCTACGCCGTCTACGTGTGGAGCGCGTACGCGCTGGTCTTCGTAGTGCTGCTCCTGGACAGCCTGCTGCCACGCCGCCGCCAGCGCCGCCTGCTCGCTGGTATCCGCGCGCAAGCGGCCCGCGAACAGGCCCGCCGCGCCCGCGGCAATGCCGTCGTCCCTGGAGTTGGCGATGCATCCCACCCGTAG
- a CDS encoding replication-associated recombination protein A translates to MAKRRPFASDAPDLLSVDREAMRPLAERMRPRTLDEMVGQKRLLAPTSALRRAVASGRVHSMILWGPPGCGKTTLALLLAQYAEAEFKAISAVLSGLPEVRLVLAEAAQRFADGRRTVLFVDEVHRFNKAQQDAFLPHIERGTILFVGATTENPSFELNSALLSRCRVHVLEAVSPQDIAEALQRALHDPERGLGAEQLQVSDAALLEIAGAADGDVRRALTLLEIAAELAQDEGGEITAQTLQQVLADRTRRFDKGGEQFYDQISALHKSVRSSNPDAALYWLTRMLDGGCDPSYLARRLTRMAIEDIGLADPRAQSMALEAWDIYERLGSPEGELAFAQLVLYLASTAKSNAGYAAFNQAKAEVRETGTQEVPLHLRNAPTKLMKTLGYGADYQYDHDAEGGIALDQTGFPDAMGERVYYRPVERGLEIKLKDKLDRLRAAREQARADKAGQSAS, encoded by the coding sequence ATGGCCAAACGCAGACCCTTCGCTTCCGATGCCCCCGACCTGCTGAGCGTCGACCGCGAGGCCATGCGCCCGCTGGCCGAGCGCATGCGCCCGCGCACGCTCGACGAGATGGTCGGGCAGAAGCGCCTGCTGGCGCCGACCAGTGCGCTGCGCCGTGCGGTCGCGTCCGGCCGGGTGCACTCGATGATCCTGTGGGGGCCGCCGGGCTGCGGCAAGACCACGCTGGCGCTGCTGTTGGCGCAATATGCCGAGGCCGAGTTCAAGGCGATCTCGGCGGTGCTGTCCGGCCTGCCCGAGGTGCGGCTGGTGCTGGCCGAGGCTGCGCAGCGTTTCGCCGACGGGCGCCGCACGGTGCTGTTCGTCGACGAGGTGCACCGTTTCAACAAGGCGCAGCAGGACGCGTTCCTGCCGCACATCGAGCGCGGCACCATCCTGTTCGTCGGCGCCACCACCGAGAATCCGTCGTTCGAGCTGAATTCGGCGCTGCTGTCGCGCTGCCGCGTGCACGTGCTGGAGGCGGTGTCGCCGCAGGACATCGCCGAGGCGCTGCAGCGGGCGCTGCACGATCCCGAACGCGGACTCGGCGCCGAGCAACTGCAGGTCTCCGATGCGGCCTTGCTGGAGATCGCCGGCGCCGCCGATGGCGACGTGCGGCGCGCGCTGACGTTGCTGGAAATCGCCGCCGAGCTGGCCCAGGACGAGGGCGGCGAGATCACCGCGCAGACCCTGCAGCAGGTCCTGGCCGACCGCACCCGCCGCTTCGACAAGGGCGGCGAGCAGTTCTACGACCAGATCTCGGCGCTGCACAAGTCGGTGCGCAGCTCCAACCCGGACGCGGCGCTGTACTGGCTCACACGCATGCTCGACGGCGGCTGCGACCCGTCCTACCTGGCGCGGCGGCTGACCCGCATGGCGATCGAGGACATCGGCCTGGCCGATCCGCGCGCGCAGTCGATGGCGCTGGAAGCCTGGGATATCTACGAGCGCCTGGGCAGCCCGGAAGGCGAACTGGCCTTCGCGCAGCTGGTGCTGTACCTGGCCAGCACCGCCAAGTCGAACGCCGGCTATGCCGCCTTCAACCAGGCCAAGGCCGAAGTGCGCGAAACCGGCACCCAGGAGGTACCGCTGCATCTGCGCAACGCGCCGACCAAGCTGATGAAGACCCTGGGCTACGGCGCCGACTACCAGTACGACCACGACGCCGAAGGCGGCATCGCCCTGGACCAGACCGGCTTTCCCGATGCGATGGGCGAGCGGGTCTACTACCGGCCGGTGGAACGCGGCCTGGAGATCAAGCTCAAGGACAAGCTCGACCGCCTGCGCGCCGCGCGCGAGCAGGCGCGGGCTGACAAGGCCGGGCAGTCGGCTTCATAA
- the ccmE gene encoding cytochrome c maturation protein CcmE, which produces MHPTRRRRLLLVLLLLGAAALATGLLVLALQHNISYLFTPSQVQAGAAKDYRVFRLGGMVKAGSITRSADALQVQFTVIDKAGATAVAYTGILPDLFRDNQAVIATGSMQGARFVATEVLAKHDETYMPQELKDAMAQAHADRVHVARTAAAAAAATARP; this is translated from the coding sequence ATGCATCCCACCCGTAGGCGCCGCCTGCTGCTGGTACTGCTGTTGCTCGGCGCCGCGGCGCTGGCCACCGGCCTGCTCGTGCTGGCCCTGCAGCACAACATCAGCTACCTGTTCACGCCGAGCCAGGTGCAGGCCGGCGCGGCCAAGGACTACCGGGTATTCCGGCTCGGCGGCATGGTCAAGGCCGGCTCGATCACGCGCAGCGCCGATGCGCTGCAGGTGCAGTTCACCGTGATCGACAAGGCCGGCGCCACGGCGGTCGCCTACACCGGCATCCTGCCCGACCTGTTCCGCGACAACCAGGCGGTGATCGCCACCGGCTCGATGCAGGGTGCGCGCTTCGTCGCCACCGAAGTGCTGGCCAAGCACGACGAGACCTACATGCCGCAGGAACTGAAGGACGCGATGGCGCAGGCGCATGCCGATCGGGTGCATGTCGCTCGCACAGCAGCGGCCGCCGCTGCAGCGACGGCGCGGCCATGA
- a CDS encoding DsbE family thiol:disulfide interchange protein: MSRLLPLAAFVLLAALFGFGLWWSRSHDPRAVPSPLLGKPVPPFALPRLDRPDLRSGSQALRGRPYLLNVFGSWCMACSEEHPLLMAQARQLGVPLVGYAYRDDPHDTAAWLAQRGNPYALVLVDSDGQRAIDLGVYGAPETFLIDADGVVRYKHVGVLTPQVLADEVRPAIAALGGARR; the protein is encoded by the coding sequence ATGAGCCGGCTGCTGCCGCTGGCCGCGTTCGTGCTGCTGGCCGCGCTGTTCGGGTTCGGGCTGTGGTGGAGCCGCAGCCACGACCCGCGCGCCGTGCCCTCGCCGCTGCTGGGCAAGCCGGTGCCGCCGTTCGCGCTGCCGCGCCTGGACCGCCCGGACCTGCGCAGCGGCAGCCAGGCGCTGCGCGGCCGCCCGTATCTGCTCAACGTGTTCGGCAGCTGGTGCATGGCCTGCAGCGAGGAGCATCCGCTGCTGATGGCGCAGGCCCGGCAGTTGGGCGTGCCCCTGGTTGGCTACGCCTACCGCGACGATCCGCACGACACCGCCGCCTGGCTGGCGCAGCGCGGCAATCCGTATGCGTTGGTGCTGGTCGACAGCGATGGTCAGCGGGCGATCGACCTGGGCGTGTACGGCGCGCCGGAGACCTTCCTGATCGATGCCGACGGCGTGGTCCGCTACAAGCACGTCGGCGTGCTGACGCCGCAGGTGCTGGCCGACGAAGTGCGCCCTGCGATTGCGGCGCTTGGCGGAGCGCGGCGATGA
- a CDS encoding cation diffusion facilitator family transporter: MSHHDTLDAFTHQHDFLGTRHERNARRTWSVVALTAAMMGVEIVAGWWTGSMALLADGLHMATHAGALSLAGFAYWFARRHRHNPRFTFGTGKVGDLAGFSSALILALIALGIGVESALRLAQPVHIAYDEALWIAALGLLVNLLSAWMLGADHHHDHGHGHGHGHGHGHSHGHHHEHGHAHATHRHDDHAHAHHDGHDHDHAHGHDHHHPRDRHGHAHAHVAPAQAASHDRHAHADHNLRSAYMHVLADALTSVMAIVALLLAKYLGWTWTDALMGIVGAIVIARWSLALLRDTGAVLLDASAPAALQAQIRDRLQQDDERIADLHVWRVGPGQHAAIVSLVTHRPRPAAFYHARLQGVATLGHVSIEVQTCPE; the protein is encoded by the coding sequence ATGAGCCACCACGACACCCTGGACGCGTTCACCCATCAGCACGACTTCCTCGGCACGCGCCACGAGCGCAACGCGCGCCGCACCTGGTCGGTGGTGGCGCTGACCGCCGCGATGATGGGCGTGGAGATCGTCGCCGGCTGGTGGACCGGCTCGATGGCGCTGCTGGCCGACGGTCTGCACATGGCCACCCACGCCGGCGCGCTGTCGCTGGCCGGCTTCGCCTACTGGTTCGCGCGGCGGCACCGGCACAATCCGCGCTTCACCTTCGGCACCGGCAAGGTCGGCGACCTGGCCGGCTTCTCCAGCGCGTTGATCCTGGCGCTGATCGCCCTCGGCATCGGCGTGGAGTCGGCATTGCGCCTGGCGCAGCCGGTGCACATCGCCTACGACGAGGCCCTGTGGATCGCGGCACTGGGCCTGCTGGTGAACCTGCTGAGCGCCTGGATGCTGGGCGCCGACCATCATCATGATCATGGGCATGGGCATGGGCACGGGCACGGGCACGGCCATAGTCACGGCCATCATCACGAACACGGCCATGCCCATGCCACGCATCGGCATGACGACCATGCGCACGCGCACCACGATGGGCATGACCACGATCACGCGCACGGTCACGACCATCACCACCCCCGCGATCGCCACGGGCACGCACACGCCCACGTCGCGCCCGCGCAGGCCGCCAGCCACGACCGGCACGCGCACGCCGACCACAACCTGCGCTCGGCCTACATGCACGTGCTGGCCGACGCGCTGACCTCGGTGATGGCGATCGTCGCCCTGCTGCTGGCCAAGTACCTGGGCTGGACCTGGACCGATGCGTTGATGGGCATCGTCGGCGCCATCGTCATCGCACGCTGGTCGCTGGCGCTGTTGCGCGACACCGGCGCGGTGCTGCTCGACGCCTCGGCGCCGGCGGCGCTGCAGGCGCAGATCCGCGACCGCCTGCAGCAGGACGACGAACGCATCGCCGACCTGCACGTGTGGCGGGTCGGCCCCGGCCAGCACGCGGCGATCGTGTCGCTGGTGACCCACCGGCCGCGGCCGGCGGCGTTCTACCACGCGCGCCTGCAGGGCGTGGCCACCCTGGGCCACGTCAGCATCGAAGTGCAGACCTGCCCGGAGTGA
- a CDS encoding PepSY-associated TM helix domain-containing protein gives MKQGLRQSMAWLHTWSGLLVSWVLLLIFMAGTASYFRNEISRWMRPELPQAQPSTDVVAARAVALLQREAPQSPQWFVSLANPRAPFTDLFWRNPPPADGARQSRKEMFGNALLDPVSGEASQTRDTRGGDFFYRLHFDLHYIPALWARYIVGFCAMFMLVAIISGVITHKKIFKDFFTFRPAKGQRSWLDFHNASAVLALPYHAMITYTGLVTLMLMYLPWGIKTAYPDAEQAFYAEAFQEPENLREASGTPGRMLPIAQLLDVARREWGPQAPIAGFTVYNAGDAAAAIQIRQGDGQRLGYTTPSLLLDAGSGQILGRSGTLGAAAETRSTLYGLHLAHFAGPWLRWLFFGCGLLGCLMVASGAILWAVKERPKHAKAGRIGLGLRLVDALNIGTVAGLPIAFAAYFWGNRLLPLHLESRPENEAAVFFLAWAAALVAAQVWPKRAMWAWQLYAGAALFGLLPLLNAVTTDAHLGVSLLAGDWALAGFDLVCLFLGIALALAARRMQRWQPPLSAAERRAHDRGGSGKPVLATEGA, from the coding sequence ATGAAGCAGGGATTGCGCCAATCGATGGCCTGGCTGCACACCTGGAGCGGCCTGCTGGTGTCCTGGGTGCTGCTGCTGATCTTCATGGCCGGCACCGCCAGCTATTTCCGCAACGAGATCAGCCGCTGGATGCGTCCGGAACTGCCGCAGGCGCAACCGAGCACCGACGTGGTGGCCGCCCGTGCGGTGGCGCTGCTGCAGCGCGAGGCACCGCAGTCGCCGCAGTGGTTCGTGTCGCTGGCCAATCCGCGCGCGCCGTTCACCGACCTGTTCTGGCGCAATCCGCCGCCGGCCGACGGCGCCCGCCAGAGCCGCAAGGAGATGTTCGGCAACGCCTTGCTCGACCCGGTCAGCGGCGAGGCCAGCCAGACCCGCGACACCCGCGGCGGCGACTTCTTCTACCGCCTGCACTTCGACCTGCACTACATCCCGGCGCTCTGGGCGCGCTACATCGTCGGCTTCTGCGCGATGTTCATGCTGGTGGCGATCATCAGCGGCGTGATCACCCACAAGAAGATCTTCAAGGACTTCTTCACCTTCCGCCCGGCCAAGGGCCAGCGCTCGTGGCTGGACTTCCACAATGCCAGCGCGGTGCTCGCCCTGCCCTACCACGCGATGATCACCTACACCGGGCTGGTCACACTGATGCTGATGTACCTGCCCTGGGGCATCAAGACCGCCTACCCCGACGCCGAGCAGGCGTTCTACGCCGAGGCGTTCCAGGAACCGGAGAACCTGCGCGAGGCCAGCGGTACGCCCGGGCGCATGCTGCCGATCGCGCAACTGCTGGACGTGGCGCGCCGCGAATGGGGCCCGCAGGCGCCGATCGCCGGATTCACCGTGTACAACGCCGGCGACGCGGCCGCGGCCATCCAGATCCGCCAGGGCGACGGCCAGCGCCTGGGTTACACCACGCCGTCATTGCTGCTGGACGCCGGCAGCGGCCAGATCCTCGGCCGCAGCGGCACGCTGGGCGCCGCCGCGGAAACCCGCAGCACCCTGTACGGCCTGCACCTGGCGCACTTCGCCGGTCCCTGGCTGCGCTGGCTGTTCTTCGGCTGCGGCCTGCTCGGCTGCCTGATGGTGGCCAGCGGCGCGATCCTGTGGGCGGTCAAGGAGCGGCCCAAGCACGCCAAGGCCGGCCGCATCGGCCTGGGCCTGCGCCTGGTCGACGCGCTCAACATCGGCACCGTGGCCGGGCTGCCGATCGCCTTCGCCGCCTATTTCTGGGGCAACCGGCTGCTGCCGCTGCACCTGGAGTCGCGCCCGGAAAATGAAGCGGCGGTGTTCTTCCTGGCCTGGGCCGCGGCCCTGGTCGCCGCGCAGGTGTGGCCGAAGCGCGCGATGTGGGCCTGGCAACTGTACGCGGGCGCGGCACTGTTCGGCTTGCTGCCGCTGCTCAACGCCGTCACCACCGATGCGCACCTGGGCGTGAGCCTGCTGGCCGGAGACTGGGCGCTGGCCGGATTCGACCTGGTCTGCCTGTTCCTCGGTATCGCCCTGGCGCTGGCCGCGCGGCGCATGCAGCGCTGGCAACCGCCGCTGTCGGCGGCCGAACGCCGCGCCCACGACCGCGGCGGATCCGGCAAGCCGGTCCTGGCCACGGAGGGCGCATGA